The Caenorhabditis elegans chromosome I genome includes the window CATTCATTGGTCTTCATGTTTTGTGTTCTTTCTCTCCCAGCTCTCTTAATTCCAGGTCCTCTATCGTGTATTGGAACTGTAACACTTTCGGTTTTCGCGTCTTCGTCGTCGCTCCCCAAAAACGCACACTGAATAATCAAATCGGGTTCTCTATCAATCATCATGCTCCTCTCTTCCGTTCATTCTTTTCATTTCCATGAGCTCTTTCTTTCGGTTTTCATTACTTCTTTGCCCTAAACATTCACAAACACGCACACATTCTTCATTAGGTTTCGTTTTATTTCCAACATTCTTTCCTGCTCCGCCTTCACcctttgccaaaaaaatggcTTTTATTGAAGTATTATGTGTGTGCAAGTGTTTCTCTGTAATTATTTGATGACTACCGCTTCtcttaaataaataattctctgtatttttcgaatttattaaTCTTGAATGAGACTCAAAATCAGTTCGATTCGTTCCCATTTGTTCTGTTTATTGAGCTTCTCATTCTCCAAGTCTTCCAAGACTTtgtcaatctgaaaaatacacttttaCACGGATCCTTCAATGCTTTAAACTTACATAATCCGATTCACAACTCATTAGTCGAATATTCCATTCAATAAAATCAAGTgcttccaaaatttcattctCATTTTCTACTGCCATTTGAGCAATTCCAATCGACTCGAGACGATTAAATTCCCGTAATTTCGCACAATTCGATGAATTTGATGGAATTATTGTTGAGTTTATTGTTTCTGTACACGCAGGTGAgttattcagaatttcagaaataattttctgaaaagcatTCGAACTCACTGGTTCCATGGCTGTCGAAGTGTTGTCGATTCTGtaatgaataaattatttttcttataaacACACGGTTCGTAATTTTGATCGTGTTGAGACCGGCTACCGTAATCTGGAAGCTCACCGTTTGCTACGTGGCAATGTTTGTGGAGTattcatttgaatttcagttCGATTAGCTGTTATCATTGAAAGTCGACGACGAACACTATTGAATACGGAACGAGATGCTTGACGAGTTCGAACACGTCTTATACGATTGACACGTACAATTTCTCTTGAGATCGATCTTGCATCAACTGGAGTTATTAACACTGGAGTCGAAATGTGATATGGAGTTGTGACAAGTTCTCTGAAGatttatattcatttttctgatttaattgaattatatAACATTTAGGAAACATCgatagaaaatcaaatatttatatcGTCATTTCGAGaaagtttaataaaatatttaaaggcACACGCGGTTTTTCTGTGTgagtctcgccacgatcttaGGAATAGTGTTTGCTATTATATATATACCTGATTGGCATGAAATCTGTTGGAGAAACAGTAACAGGAGTTGCGACTTCGAGTGGACTTGAAATTATGTCTCTGAAATCACCATAAGATTTAGAAAACAAGTACCGTATATCAGAAACCccttacagtaacccaattCAGACAACACTTCTTgtaatcacaaaaaaagataTGTATATTGTCAGAATTTTCGCAGTTATGTACACTGGATGTTTCGATATAATTTACCTTGGATATGGAAGTGGTCGTCGAATTGCAACGGGTGGCGTTGCCAACAGAGACATTTGACTAGAATCAGATTCAGAAGCTGAACTTGGAGAAGACATTGATAGTGATGGTTAGTTGAATAAgattgttaaaattgaaataaattgttttcaactttttatgaactattttgttttctaaaattgttttttttgcgttcTGGTCAGGGCGTAGGAAATGTAATATTTAATTGTAATATATAATAAAAttagaactgaaaaaatttgttctacGTGAAATCCTATTTACATTATAACTTATTCCAGTTGTTATCAATCACTATAATCGAAtgtcgaatattttttaaatcatttcaATAAACTCGATAATCTCTGACGTTCCGTCATGAATCCAATTTGGAATCCCGAATTCCATCAATTTATGATGAATAATCAACAAAGAGCTCAAGCTGGTGGAAATCGACAATTTCAAGCAGTTCAACCGCAAATTAGACAAAATCAAGTCGTGGAGTAAGTGACCTAAGTATGAAGCAATAATATTATGTGTCTCAGTTATACATATCTTCCTCGATGAGCTTCAAGGAAAACGTTATATGGTCTCACCGCGAGCAACGCGCctgtaaggttactgtagaaatgCGCATATTTTATGTCTGGTGTTCTGAATAATTCATCGCAATTTCAGACGAAAACATTACGATACCAAATACTAGTTAAAaacattctttaaaaaattaaacaatttaataaaaaagaaaaataattcgatACCATAATTACAGTAACCTTGAAGGCGCGAACAAATACAGATTTTTGTGACTTCCGGGTGCGGCGGGACCATTTGGAATACATCCCTTGAGACTTATAGGGTTATGTTAAggcaggggtactgtagtcttACTTAAACATTTCACCGAAAATATAAGattatttaaaagttgttggagaaaaatcacaaatattGACTGAGCTCCTTCTTCAGCAGAAACATACAGCCCCCCCGACGTCACAATGCTCCGGCTCCGAATCAAAATCGTAGAAACCACCAGCAACGTCATAACAATATGAATATGCCAAGAAGAGGCAATCTTAATATTCAGAGAGATGTAATGGTGAgaagttgttttttctttgttcaaATTGTAATGTTTCGAGTTTTTGTAGTCAAGAGATGAACTGGAAAGAATTGAGACAATGACACG containing:
- the ZK858.2 gene encoding uncharacterized protein (Confirmed by transcript evidence) encodes the protein MSSPSSASESDSSQMSLLATPPVAIRRPLPYPRDIISSPLEVATPVTVSPTDFMPIRELVTTPYHISTPVLITPVDARSISREIVRVNRIRRVRTRQASRSVFNSVRRRLSMITANRTEIQMNTPQTLPRSKRIDNTSTAMEPVSSNAFQKIISEILNNSPACTETINSTIIPSNSSNCAKLREFNRLESIGIAQMAVENENEILEALDFIEWNIRLMSCESDYIDKVLEDLENEKLNKQNKWERIELILSLIQD